The Haliaeetus albicilla chromosome 27, bHalAlb1.1, whole genome shotgun sequence genome segment TTTAAAGAGTTGAAGAGATCTATCTTTTGCAAAAAACAAACGTCTTTATccaaatctgaaataaatagTGTGGAGGGAGAAACTGGAATATCTAGCTAAAACCAGGATACTTACTAATCTTGCCTCAGAAGAGGACGAGGTAAACACTAAACATAAACTTGTTCTTACAGGGAGGATTCCAACCCTAAATATAATAAATGGGGGATTACGGGTTTGGAGTGTTAGTGCAAAACAACACTGGAAATAAGTCAGCTTTTCCAGTCAGATTTCATCCACATCTGCAGCCTCCACACCATCATCAAAATGCAACCCCTAGCCCTGCtgcttttataaataataaCACAGCTGCCAATGGCAGTAGTGCTGGGTCAGCTTGGCTCtttcctgctccagctgcccatAATATTCAGGATGAGATTCTGGGGTCAGAAAAATCTAAAACTCAGCAACAGGAAAAGCAAGAGTCCCtagaaaaacagcagctttcCCCTGGTCAAAGTCAGGAAGCAGGCATGCTCTCTGAACCCGAGAAAgctaaaactgaagaaaatcagGGTGATAATTCTTCAGAGAACGGcaatggaaaggagaaaataagaataGAATCGCCGGTGTTAACAGGATTTGATTATCAAGAGGCTTCGGGGCTAGGTACTTCGACGCAGCCCTTGACATCCACTGCATCTTCTCTGACTGGTTTTAGTAACTGGTCTGCAGCTATAGCTCCTTCTTCTTCTACAATAATCAATGAAGATGCAAGTTTTTTTCACCAGGGAGGGGTTCCTACTGCTTCAGCTAATAATGGTGCTCTGCTGTTTCAGAATTTTCCACATCACGTCAGCCCTGGCTTTGGTGGTAGCTTTTCCCCCCAAATTGGACCCCTCTCTCAACACCACCCTCATCACCCCCATTTTCAGCATCATCACAATCAGCATCAGCAACAGAGGAGGTCTCCTGCAAGTCCTCATCCACCTCCATTCACACatagaaatgctgcttttaatcAATTGCCTCATTTGGCTAATAATCTTAACAAGCCACCTTCTCCATGGAGCAGCTACCAAAGTCCATCGCCTACACCATCTTCATGGAGCCCTGGTGGCGGTGGATATGGTGGGTGGGGTGGGTCCCAAGGTCGAGACCACCGCAGGGGACTGAACGGAGGGATAACACCCTTGAACTCCATCTCGCCCTTAAAGAAGAATTTTGCAAGTAATCATATCCAGTTGCAGAAATATGCTCGACCCAGCTCAGCCTTTGCTCCAAAGTCGTGGATGGAAGACAGTTTGAATAGAGCTGacaacatttttcctttccaggtgAGCATACTCTGTTATATCCGTAAGAAAAATAGCACGTAAGTGCATTAAAATGCTCTAGAAAGGGTCGGGTGTTTGAACAGTACAGTCTGATTGTGAGACTTCTGTGCttgcaactaaaaaaaaaatatatatggcTAACTTGAAATGTCATAGTGTGAATTATGCTCTGACCTGTGAATCAtgttgtgggttggttttttttttttttaatagtggtGGCCATATAAATATCTGTTGCCCATCAGACATCTGTACTGGCCAGTTTCCTTCAGCTTAATACTTACACGCATTCAGAAATAGCTGATGAACAAATTTAGTTACAAGTAGCAAGTATATCTacaaaaatgagtaaggaaaaAAGTGCTGCCTGATGGAAGTATGAAAGACCTGAGGCCTTCTAAAGTATTCAAGAATGTACCGCATCTGAGAAAAAAGTATTAAGTGATTGTATTTTGTTCTACAGTATCATACAGACTTGTAGTGCAACATAAttgtagcattttttttttttgaaactttgattttttttttttcacatgatgGTAATCAGTGCAGTTTGCTTTCCTGAGTAATGACAGCAAATTTTGGTTACAGGCCATTAAATCATCACCAAAAATAGATCTGGATGAGTGTCAGTTGGTGGTCTCCTATATTTTATTATCGCCTTATCCTGGCAGGAGGCAGGTTGTCTGGCAGTTCAACCTCTCCTTCTAGGCTGACTTTTCATGGATTTGAAAAGAACTGTATGTTGGACGTAATttgcagtaaaaattaaaacagaagtaCTCTTCATCTGAGCACTAGTTAAATCTAGCTTTTATGTGTGTGTGCCTTTTGTAAACTCCTTTAGGGTGAACCCAAAAACCCAAGAGTTCTTTTACATGTAAAGGGTTGTTTTTCAGGATCTTC includes the following:
- the CPEB4 gene encoding cytoplasmic polyadenylation element-binding protein 4 isoform X2, which encodes MGDYGFGVLVQNNTGNKSAFPVRFHPHLQPPHHHQNATPSPAAFINNNTAANGSSAGSAWLFPAPAAHNIQDEILGSEKSKTQQQEKQESLEKQQLSPGQSQEAGMLSEPEKAKTEENQGDNSSENGNGKEKIRIESPVLTGFDYQEASGLGTSTQPLTSTASSLTGFSNWSAAIAPSSSTIINEDASFFHQGGVPTASANNGALLFQNFPHHVSPGFGGSFSPQIGPLSQHHPHHPHFQHHHNQHQQQRRSPASPHPPPFTHRNAAFNQLPHLANNLNKPPSPWSSYQSPSPTPSSWSPGGGGYGGWGGSQGRDHRRGLNGGITPLNSISPLKKNFASNHIQLQKYARPSSAFAPKSWMEDSLNRADNIFPFQDRTRTFDMHSLENSLIDIMRAENDSLKGQSSLFPMEDGFLDDGRGDQTLHSGLGSPHCFSHQNGERVERYSRKVFVGGLPPDIDEDEITASFRRFGPLIVDWPHKAESKSYFPPKGYAFLLFQDESSVQALIDACIEEDGKLYLCVSSPTIKDKPVQIRPWNLSDSDFVMDGSQPLDPRKTIFVGGVPRPLRAVELAMIMDRLYGGVCYAGIDTDPELKYPKGAGRVAFSNQQSYIAAISARFVQLQHGEIDKRVEVKPYVLDDQLCDECQGARCGGKFAPFFCANVTCLQYYCEYCWAAIHSRAGREFHKPLVKEGGDRPRHISFRWN
- the CPEB4 gene encoding cytoplasmic polyadenylation element-binding protein 4 isoform X1; translated protein: MGDYGFGVLVQNNTGNKSAFPVRFHPHLQPPHHHQNATPSPAAFINNNTAANGSSAGSAWLFPAPAAHNIQDEILGSEKSKTQQQEKQESLEKQQLSPGQSQEAGMLSEPEKAKTEENQGDNSSENGNGKEKIRIESPVLTGFDYQEASGLGTSTQPLTSTASSLTGFSNWSAAIAPSSSTIINEDASFFHQGGVPTASANNGALLFQNFPHHVSPGFGGSFSPQIGPLSQHHPHHPHFQHHHNQHQQQRRSPASPHPPPFTHRNAAFNQLPHLANNLNKPPSPWSSYQSPSPTPSSWSPGGGGYGGWGGSQGRDHRRGLNGGITPLNSISPLKKNFASNHIQLQKYARPSSAFAPKSWMEDSLNRADNIFPFQDRTRTFDMHSLENSLIDIMRAENDSLKARTYGRRRGQSSLFPMEDGFLDDGRGDQTLHSGLGSPHCFSHQNGERVERYSRKVFVGGLPPDIDEDEITASFRRFGPLIVDWPHKAESKSYFPPKGYAFLLFQDESSVQALIDACIEEDGKLYLCVSSPTIKDKPVQIRPWNLSDSDFVMDGSQPLDPRKTIFVGGVPRPLRAVELAMIMDRLYGGVCYAGIDTDPELKYPKGAGRVAFSNQQSYIAAISARFVQLQHGEIDKRVEVKPYVLDDQLCDECQGARCGGKFAPFFCANVTCLQYYCEYCWAAIHSRAGREFHKPLVKEGGDRPRHISFRWN